The genomic stretch GACTTGAAAATGAAAATCTAATTTCGATCAAAGTTTTTATAAACAACACTCCTCCACACGAAAACAAATTAGTCGAtccacttgcataaaaataattgCATTTTCCTTTCGTATATAGTTGGCAAACAGCAGATGAATTATCATCAAACTCCTATTTAGGAACCAGCTACAAATTCGATGTTGACACTAGAAAAACACAACCAATCACACGGTATGCACCAAATCCCAACAGATCGCTCGGAGTGATATTTTTACATGCCAAGTTAGGTGGTTAAATCAGAATAATAAGGCAACAGGCCAAGAGAAAAATCACACGACACCTCTAGCGATCCCGGACGAATCATCATTTGAATGCACAGTTTCACCAGCTGGTTTGCTTAGAAGGTGCTGATCTGCATCTTCTTCATCACTCGAGCTGCATGATTCTGACCCATCTTCTAAAATATATTTGTTTAGAGGAGGACATTTCATAGGAAAGTTTAAGAGGTTGTAGTTCATGTGGTTGGTTTCTCAGAAATCAAATTCAAGGCTCTGTTCTAACTCCATCATATTCAACTATCCATTTGAACAATTGCCTCATATCATTACAGACTTGGTTGTTGTATATGATTTGCTTGTCAGAACATTACAGAAGCAGTATAACAATTTCATCAAACAAGAATGAGACTTGACTGCTCTACGAAATTGATGTTTTGATCGCTTTTAGCGCTGACACTATATGCTCTACATAATAAGTCAAATAGCACTACTCGAGAAGAGGAAAGGGCACTCATGTAAGTTGGTAGAAGTTCCTGCTACTTAATATTGGACAAAGTAAAATCAACAAATTCAACTAGCTACGCTACAACTGAAAGAAGAAGATGATAAAAGATGAGTTTGACAAGAAACAGGAACTCCCCTAGGTTTTAGGTTGTGTAATGTGCGATACCTGAATGGTGGCATTCAGATAGCAGACTCTAAATGGATGAATGCCACCATTGTTATTAGACTGGTCTCAAGATCTTGGTGGCTCTAGCAACTGCAATTGCAAGAGCACGAAAAACAAACTAAGGAAATCTGCAAATATCGACACACTCACCAAGATAAACGGACTGAGAAGGTCCAACAGTCATCATGTTTTCTGGGAGAATACAACTGCAATGTGATCCTGAAACATCGCAATCTCTGAATGAGTTGATACTACAAATTTTTAGATCCGAAAAAACCTTACCCAACATGTGCTTACCCAGTCGCGCAAGTCTATTCACCCATCCAGGTATAGGCTTCCCGGTCAGACGCGTGCAAACTTCATCGGTGAAATGGTTGCAATTCTTGATGATCAAATGATAGGCGTCGCCATGATATCTTCCAGCAAGTTCTTCGATCAATATGCAGACTTCTCCACGAGACATAGTTGTAGTGCCTAGCCACACAGCGCGTCTGAAGATAAACCCAGGACAACTTTTCGGTTCCACCTCAAACACTCCACTAGTCGCATAATCGTGTGCTCCAAAACTATACTCCATTCCATGAACTGCAAGCACAAATTTGGTATGTCACACAAGGCATAGAATCGAAATGCAATCGAAAGAGAGCCTTGACCCAACAAAAAGCTGCGGCAAGATAAGCATAAGGTATGAATTCTGAAATATAGGGAACTAAAGTTGTTTTGTGGATTGTGAAATGGAATCTCGACCAAACAAAACAAGCTAAAGCTACCAGCCTCGTATTGTTAATGATAAATTTATCTATGAGCAACACTGAATCTACAACAGAATTCAACTTCCTGTCGACAAAGTTGATCTGGAATCTGCGCGGGATCATTTGTAGTAAATGAAATGTCAGTGTAAAAACATCATACAGAGAACTTGAGTGAGCAAAAATAAACGGGCAAGTAGAACTTCCCTAGTGCTGAGAAAAGAACTTGGCAATCAGTAATCTTCACTATCAAAAGGTTTCTTGTAatcggaaaaaaaaaaactatcaatAGAAAACTGCATTCGGATTAGTTTAGTAAAGTTGCCAGAATTCATTGTCCAAGAACGATCTGCTAAACCATGAATCCTATCGGAAATTTCGAAGAAGCGAAATGAAGCAGAGAAAAATCGAATTTCCAGATGGAAATCGTTGGAGATTTGATGAGTAGAATGAACCATAACGCACCTTCGATCCCAGAATGGAAGACGCCGATCCCGAACCAGTAGAGGTAGTTGTTCGCTGGCGTCAGATCGTAGACGTTCAAGTAGAGGCGCGTGCTTCCGCCCGCCTCGCCGCCTTCTTCATTGCTCAGCACCTTCTCGGAGAGAGATCTCGGAAAGATCGAGCTCATGTCAACCCAAGCCTGCAGGGTTCAAGTAGAATCCCTAATTCCGCATCTGTTCCCCCCAACTCCGATCCCTAAATTAGAAGCCAGGACGAAGAATCGGCGACCGGATCGAATTGGGGTAACTGACGGTGGGCATTATCAAAGTGGGGGCGGAATTTGaactgaattttttttaaaaaaaaattaatatgttTTACTGTTGGTCAAAATTGATCTAAAGAAATATAAATTCTAATTTCGCGTGGAAAATATCTGTGGTCACGTGCGATCTTGCTTGATCTGCACGCAGTTTCTTCGCATTTTTGTCCAGGTCCAGTGACAGCAGTAAACCAAGCATATCATACATAAGATCAATTAATCAGGTTCAGATCATCCAAATAATAACTATGGCTACCAGTGATGGATGAACAAACAACCAATAGGGATACAAAAAGGGAACGATCGAAGTTTTTTGTTTGGCAGTGATTGAGGATGAGAAGTGAGATCTACTTGTAGGTGCCCATGCCGACGGCAGGTCCGCCGTAGGGCGGCGGGCCGGCGTCGCGTGTTGCCTTGCTGAAGGTGATGTAGAAGAACTCGGAGAGGATGGCGGTGAAGAAGACGAAGGCAGCGCCCGCGGCGAAGACGCCCTTCCGCAGCGTCTCGCACGAGGGATTCCCGTCGAAGAACATGTTCCGGTAGCGGGTGTGCTGCGCGTTCCGCACCGACCCGGCGAGCAGGCACGCCTCCGCGATCAGGAATGTCAGCCTGGGGAGGAAAATCAGAATCGTAAAAATCGG from Zingiber officinale cultivar Zhangliang chromosome 5B, Zo_v1.1, whole genome shotgun sequence encodes the following:
- the LOC121984976 gene encoding deSI-like protein At4g17486 isoform X1, translated to MSSIFPRSLSEKVLSNEEGGEAGGSTRLYLNVYDLTPANNYLYWFGIGVFHSGIEVHGMEYSFGAHDYATSGVFEVEPKSCPGFIFRRAVWLGTTTMSRGEVCILIEELAGRYHGDAYHLIIKNCNHFTDEVCTRLTGKPIPGWVNRLARLGSHCSCILPENMMTVGPSQSVYLEDGSESCSSSDEEDADQHLLSKPAGETVHSNDDSSGIARGVV
- the LOC121984976 gene encoding deSI-like protein At4g17486 isoform X2 yields the protein MSSIFPRSLSEKVLSNEEGGEAGGSTRLYLNVYDLTPANNYLYWFGIGVFHSGIEVHGMEYSFGAHDYATSGVFEVEPKSCPGFIFRRAVWLGTTTMSRGEVCILIEELAGRYHGDAYHLIIKNCNHFTDEVCTRLTGKPIPGWVNRLARLGSHCSCILPENMMTVGPSQSVYLDGSESCSSSDEEDADQHLLSKPAGETVHSNDDSSGIARGVV